Proteins found in one Onychomys torridus chromosome 21, mOncTor1.1, whole genome shotgun sequence genomic segment:
- the Iah1 gene encoding isoamyl acetate-hydrolyzing esterase 1 homolog isoform X1 — MESGVSLPREPWFTDSRGPAAPAGGGRSAQPRARGSPRPRPAPPPGASPSGADRRIPAGEPWRCASGRSAGALSSGLACCSSGTPSRSFLSSRVDGAHCWLTDLSGYNTRWAKIILPRLIRKGSGMENPVVVTIFFGANDCSLKDENPKQHVPLDEYSANLRDMVQYLRSVDIPGERIILITPPPLYEAAWEKECTLKGCKLNRLHSVAGEYANACLTVARDCGTDVLDLWTLMQKDKQDFSSYLSDGLHLSPMGNEFLFSNLWPLLVKKVSSLPWLLPYWKDVEEAKPELSLLGDGDH; from the exons ATGGAGTCGGGGGTGAGCCTGCCCAGAGAGCCCTGGTTTACCGACTCTCGGGGCCCAGCAGCGCCCGCTGGAGGCGGCAGGAGCGCACAGCCGCGGGCCCGCGGCTCGCCCCGCCCCCGGCCGGCCCCGCCCCCAGGAGCCTCCCCATCCGGCGCGGACCGGCGGATCCCAGCCGGGGAGCCATGGCGCTGTGCGAGCGGGCGGTCAGCGGGAGCGCTCTCATCTGGCCTCGCGTGTTGCTCTTCGGGGACTCCATCACGCAG ttttctttccagCAGGGTGGATGGGGCGCATTGCTGGCTGACCGACTTGTCAG GGTACAATACCAGATGGGCCAAGATTATCCTCCCAAGATTAATTAGGAAAGGGAGCGGAATGGAAAACCCTGTGGTGGTTACGATTTTCTTCGGTGCCAATGACTGTTCACTCAAAG ATGAGAACCCCAAGCAGCATGTCCCCTTGGATGAGTACAGCGCTAACTTGAGAGACATGGTGCAGTACTTGAGGTCTGTGGACATCCCCGGGGAGCGGATCATTCTCATCACCCCGCCCCCGCTGTACGAAGCCGCCTGGGAGAAGGAGTGTACCCTGAAAG GTTGCAAATTAAATCGCCTGCACTCAGTTGCCGGTGAATATGCGAATGCATGTCTAACAGTAGCCagagactgtgggactgatgTCCTTGACCTGTGGACCCTGATGCAGAAGGACAAGCAG gacTTCTCATCTTATTTATCAGATGGCCTGCATCTGTCACCAATGGGAAACGAGTTTCTGTTCTCAAACCTCTGGCCACTGCTGGTCAAGAAGGTCTCCTCTCTGCCATGGTTGCTTCCTTACTGGAAGGATGTAGAGGAAGCAAAGCCTGAGCTGAGTCTGCTGGGAGACGGAGACCATTAG
- the Iah1 gene encoding isoamyl acetate-hydrolyzing esterase 1 homolog isoform X3 — protein sequence MALCERAVSGSALIWPRVLLFGDSITQFSFQQGGWGALLADRLVRKCDVLNRGFSGYNTRWAKIILPRLIRKGSGMENPVVVTIFFGANDCSLKDENPKQHVPLDEYSANLRDMVQYLRSVDIPGERIILITPPPLYEAAWEKECTLKGCKLNRLHSVAGEYANACLTVARDCGTDVLDLWTLMQKDKQDFSSYLSDGLHLSPMGNEFLFSNLWPLLVKKVSSLPWLLPYWKDVEEAKPELSLLGDGDH from the exons ATGGCGCTGTGCGAGCGGGCGGTCAGCGGGAGCGCTCTCATCTGGCCTCGCGTGTTGCTCTTCGGGGACTCCATCACGCAG ttttctttccagCAGGGTGGATGGGGCGCATTGCTGGCTGACCGACTTGTCAG aaaatgtgACGTTCTGAATCGTGGATTTTCAGGGTACAATACCAGATGGGCCAAGATTATCCTCCCAAGATTAATTAGGAAAGGGAGCGGAATGGAAAACCCTGTGGTGGTTACGATTTTCTTCGGTGCCAATGACTGTTCACTCAAAG ATGAGAACCCCAAGCAGCATGTCCCCTTGGATGAGTACAGCGCTAACTTGAGAGACATGGTGCAGTACTTGAGGTCTGTGGACATCCCCGGGGAGCGGATCATTCTCATCACCCCGCCCCCGCTGTACGAAGCCGCCTGGGAGAAGGAGTGTACCCTGAAAG GTTGCAAATTAAATCGCCTGCACTCAGTTGCCGGTGAATATGCGAATGCATGTCTAACAGTAGCCagagactgtgggactgatgTCCTTGACCTGTGGACCCTGATGCAGAAGGACAAGCAG gacTTCTCATCTTATTTATCAGATGGCCTGCATCTGTCACCAATGGGAAACGAGTTTCTGTTCTCAAACCTCTGGCCACTGCTGGTCAAGAAGGTCTCCTCTCTGCCATGGTTGCTTCCTTACTGGAAGGATGTAGAGGAAGCAAAGCCTGAGCTGAGTCTGCTGGGAGACGGAGACCATTAG
- the Iah1 gene encoding isoamyl acetate-hydrolyzing esterase 1 homolog isoform X4, whose product MENPVVVTIFFGANDCSLKDENPKQHVPLDEYSANLRDMVQYLRSVDIPGERIILITPPPLYEAAWEKECTLKGCKLNRLHSVAGEYANACLTVARDCGTDVLDLWTLMQKDKQDFSSYLSDGLHLSPMGNEFLFSNLWPLLVKKVSSLPWLLPYWKDVEEAKPELSLLGDGDH is encoded by the exons ATGGAAAACCCTGTGGTGGTTACGATTTTCTTCGGTGCCAATGACTGTTCACTCAAAG ATGAGAACCCCAAGCAGCATGTCCCCTTGGATGAGTACAGCGCTAACTTGAGAGACATGGTGCAGTACTTGAGGTCTGTGGACATCCCCGGGGAGCGGATCATTCTCATCACCCCGCCCCCGCTGTACGAAGCCGCCTGGGAGAAGGAGTGTACCCTGAAAG GTTGCAAATTAAATCGCCTGCACTCAGTTGCCGGTGAATATGCGAATGCATGTCTAACAGTAGCCagagactgtgggactgatgTCCTTGACCTGTGGACCCTGATGCAGAAGGACAAGCAG gacTTCTCATCTTATTTATCAGATGGCCTGCATCTGTCACCAATGGGAAACGAGTTTCTGTTCTCAAACCTCTGGCCACTGCTGGTCAAGAAGGTCTCCTCTCTGCCATGGTTGCTTCCTTACTGGAAGGATGTAGAGGAAGCAAAGCCTGAGCTGAGTCTGCTGGGAGACGGAGACCATTAG
- the Iah1 gene encoding isoamyl acetate-hydrolyzing esterase 1 homolog isoform X5 — protein MESGVSLPREPWFTDSRGPAAPAGGGRSAQPRARGSPRPRPAPPPGASPSGADRRIPAGEPWRCASGRSAGALSSGLACCSSGTPSRRKCDVLNRGFSGYNTRWAKIILPRLIRKGSGMENPVVVTIFFGANDCSLKDENPKQHVPLDEYSANLRDMVQYLRSVDIPGERIILITPPPLYEAAWEKECTLKGCKLNRLHSVAGEYANACLTVARDCGTDVLDLWTLMQKDKQDFSSYLSDGLHLSPMGNEFLFSNLWPLLVKKVSSLPWLLPYWKDVEEAKPELSLLGDGDH, from the exons ATGGAGTCGGGGGTGAGCCTGCCCAGAGAGCCCTGGTTTACCGACTCTCGGGGCCCAGCAGCGCCCGCTGGAGGCGGCAGGAGCGCACAGCCGCGGGCCCGCGGCTCGCCCCGCCCCCGGCCGGCCCCGCCCCCAGGAGCCTCCCCATCCGGCGCGGACCGGCGGATCCCAGCCGGGGAGCCATGGCGCTGTGCGAGCGGGCGGTCAGCGGGAGCGCTCTCATCTGGCCTCGCGTGTTGCTCTTCGGGGACTCCATCACGCAG aaaatgtgACGTTCTGAATCGTGGATTTTCAGGGTACAATACCAGATGGGCCAAGATTATCCTCCCAAGATTAATTAGGAAAGGGAGCGGAATGGAAAACCCTGTGGTGGTTACGATTTTCTTCGGTGCCAATGACTGTTCACTCAAAG ATGAGAACCCCAAGCAGCATGTCCCCTTGGATGAGTACAGCGCTAACTTGAGAGACATGGTGCAGTACTTGAGGTCTGTGGACATCCCCGGGGAGCGGATCATTCTCATCACCCCGCCCCCGCTGTACGAAGCCGCCTGGGAGAAGGAGTGTACCCTGAAAG GTTGCAAATTAAATCGCCTGCACTCAGTTGCCGGTGAATATGCGAATGCATGTCTAACAGTAGCCagagactgtgggactgatgTCCTTGACCTGTGGACCCTGATGCAGAAGGACAAGCAG gacTTCTCATCTTATTTATCAGATGGCCTGCATCTGTCACCAATGGGAAACGAGTTTCTGTTCTCAAACCTCTGGCCACTGCTGGTCAAGAAGGTCTCCTCTCTGCCATGGTTGCTTCCTTACTGGAAGGATGTAGAGGAAGCAAAGCCTGAGCTGAGTCTGCTGGGAGACGGAGACCATTAG
- the Iah1 gene encoding isoamyl acetate-hydrolyzing esterase 1 homolog isoform X2 has product MESGVSLPREPWFTDSRGPAAPAGGGRSAQPRARGSPRPRPAPPPGASPSGADRRIPAGEPWRCASGRSAGALSSGLACCSSGTPSRSFLSSRVDGAHCWLTDLSGYNTRWAKIILPRLIRKGSGMENPVVVTIFFGANDCSLKDENPKQHVPLDEYSANLRDMVQYLRSVDIPGERIILITPPPLYEAAWEKECTLKGCKLNRLHSVAGEYANACLTVARDCGTDVLDLWTLMQKDKQNLQMRKAAGILSL; this is encoded by the exons ATGGAGTCGGGGGTGAGCCTGCCCAGAGAGCCCTGGTTTACCGACTCTCGGGGCCCAGCAGCGCCCGCTGGAGGCGGCAGGAGCGCACAGCCGCGGGCCCGCGGCTCGCCCCGCCCCCGGCCGGCCCCGCCCCCAGGAGCCTCCCCATCCGGCGCGGACCGGCGGATCCCAGCCGGGGAGCCATGGCGCTGTGCGAGCGGGCGGTCAGCGGGAGCGCTCTCATCTGGCCTCGCGTGTTGCTCTTCGGGGACTCCATCACGCAG ttttctttccagCAGGGTGGATGGGGCGCATTGCTGGCTGACCGACTTGTCAG GGTACAATACCAGATGGGCCAAGATTATCCTCCCAAGATTAATTAGGAAAGGGAGCGGAATGGAAAACCCTGTGGTGGTTACGATTTTCTTCGGTGCCAATGACTGTTCACTCAAAG ATGAGAACCCCAAGCAGCATGTCCCCTTGGATGAGTACAGCGCTAACTTGAGAGACATGGTGCAGTACTTGAGGTCTGTGGACATCCCCGGGGAGCGGATCATTCTCATCACCCCGCCCCCGCTGTACGAAGCCGCCTGGGAGAAGGAGTGTACCCTGAAAG GTTGCAAATTAAATCGCCTGCACTCAGTTGCCGGTGAATATGCGAATGCATGTCTAACAGTAGCCagagactgtgggactgatgTCCTTGACCTGTGGACCCTGATGCAGAAGGACAAGCAG AACCTCCAGATGAGGAAGGCTGCTGGAATCCTCAGTCTCTGA